Genomic DNA from bacterium:
ATTTTGCCCGCCCACCGAATTCGCCTTTGCTTGCAAGACAGATTCGGATTTCGCCCACCCCCTTCTCCTCACCGCGCGCAAGCGCGCGGGGGAATTTTCCGACCAAGTTATGAATTGTGCGCCTGTGAGGAATCGAACCTCAATCTCATCCTTCGCAGGGATGCGATCTATCCGTTGAACTACAGGCGCCTGTACGTATCGCAAGCACTAGAATTTCAGCCACCGCAACAGCTCGTCAATCAGCGATTCGTCGTACTCAAACTCGTCCAAATGGTTATGCAGCAACGCACGGACTTGCTCTATTTTTCCTCGCGGAATGGGAATCTTGATATACGGCGAAAAGCGGTGTCTGGAACGTAACAACATATTACCCCATTCGGAACCTGCTTGTCCACTCTCCTGCATCGCAAATCCCAGCAGCTCCGCCATAGGAACAAAACGGAATTGATTGGGCTTGATGCCGCTTGTAGCAATCGTAATAGTCACAACACCCGGCCTTGCGACGCCCCAATAAATAAACATGCCGGCGGCGATGATTAAAAACGCGGCGAACAAATAGTTTTGTTGCCAGAGCGCGATTGCGACAAAAATAATGGCGGCAATAACAACAAGATAATACCAACCGACTTCTTTTTGGTGATACTCAAACTCGTGCGCTTGCCAGGTGATTTCTTCCATAGGTTTATTATACATCCTTTACGCGCCGAATGTTTGACGCCAATCGATAAATCGCTTATCATAAACGCTAGTATTCGGACATCGCAAAGAATTGTCTTTGCGTTCATTGGACAAAGGAGCATGGCATGTTCGCGGCAACGAAAATTCGCTTCTGGCTTACCACTACGGCAGCGGCGCAACTCGCCGAAAAAAAAGGCGAGGGATACAACGTGCAGTGGGAGAACGGCGCGCCGTACATCAACGTGAATTCCGCCGGAGTCCACGGGGTCAGCCAGGAGAACATCGAGAAGATCTCTATGAGCGCGGAGATCGCAGACGGTGGGCTGCTTCGGGGGATGTACATAACGGAAGAGGAAGACGTACTGATGTTCGTCGACACGCTTCCAGACGGATCACAATCCATCGAAATCACGGGCCACAATCTCCCCGAGATGCTGTCATTCTACACCAGCATCCGCGCCGGAGCGCACCAGCCATATGACAACTGGGAGCTCTCGCGCGAAGAGCGGCTGGGCTCGACCGCGACCATCGCTCTCAACGACCTCATGAGAATCTTCCTCGAGGCGCTCGAGGAGAATGGCTGTGAGGTGCGAATCAAGAAGGGCGCGGACGAGCAACCGAAGGAAGCTGCGACTACCCCTGTCGCAACAACCGAGGACATCGCGCCGTCCGAGGAAATGGCAAAGGGACTGGAGGCGGAACCATCCGAGACGAAGCCGCCGGATCATCCGCGCAGTGCATGAGACGGAGGGTTGTAACCGCTTCGTCGGAGCGGAGAAGTTCGCATAACATACGCCGGCTCCGCGATGCGAGGCCGGCGTATCACATTTACGGAGGTGGCAATGATTACGCTGCGCATTTGGTTGCGATGGAATGCCAACGTTGCCCTACTGGAAGCGAAAGGGATGAAGGTAAACGAGGACAAGCACGGACGAAGAGTTGTTCACGTTACCCATCCGCACTGCTCTCCACTCATACATCAGCTTCCGAAAGAAGCAGTGGAAGAAGTGGAACTCCACGATTATGCCGTTGACGAGCCGGCAATCGCGGACGGAACGCGAACCTACGGCAACACATTACTTTGCGCGGTTACCGCAGAAGCAGAATGGTTTGATGGACGCATGCATTTCATCCAACACATCATCGCGCGCGGCCCGAACATCCGCGACACGATGGAACTCTACTTCATCGCCCTGCAAGCGAAAGAAGTCGCGACGTACACGCGCCAGCTCTCATAAGGGGCTGGCGCGATTCGTTTTTGTTGGCTATACTAAACGTTAGTTTGTCAGGCAACAATAAAAGGAGAGCGTCATGAATCTCTTCTTGAAGGTCCTTGCGGTGTGCTGGGGCCTCACCGAAGAACAGCTCAAGGAAATCACCGGCGAGGGGAAGCTCGACGACGCCGACGAATGCAAGACCGTGGAACTGAAGATTGGGCAGGTGTTCGGAAACGAAGACCAGAACACGACCAAGATCTCAGCCGTACACGTAGTGCTTGCGCTCAAGCGATTGGCGCCAGTCCTCCGCAAGGAAATTATTGACGCCATCATCGAGATTGGGAGGGCATTCCCGTCCCAAGAGACAAGTACCGCGGCGCAGGACGCCGAACTCCAGCGCGCCGTCGATGCCGCCGCAGGAGAAGGCATGGGCACCGCACGACCCAGCACGCAAGCAAAAGGCGCTACGCCAAGCGCCCGTCCGTGGACACCGGATGACAAGATCCCCAACTAAGACGGGCTTGCAAGCGCGCCCGAAGCATAACTGCCAGTTCCTCAATGAAGGAACTGGCAGTATATCATTCTCTTGATTTACCGGAAAAAAGCCTATAAGATAGAAACAATATCTGCGGGTATCGTATAGCGGCTATTATGCGACCTTGCCAAGGTCGAAATACGGGTTCGACTCCCGTTACCCGCTCACTCAATATAAAGACCGCCTCATGTAGAGGTGGTCTTTATATTATGCGAAGTAAGAGGGAGTCGAACCGAAGGCCGAAATTACGAAGTAATGAGGTCTCGACCGGAGGGAGAGGCGACTCCCGTTACCCGCTCAAATTAAAAAAATGATCTAGTAAGATCATTTTTTTAATTTTGTGCGTATTAGGAGCCGAACCAAGCCGCACTCAATATAAAAATAACCTGTCTAAATTCAGGTTATTTTTACTTCAATGAATAAAATAAATTATTAATTAAACAGCTTGAAAAACCAGCCAAGAAAGCTGAATCTAGATTCATTAGCGCTTATGAAATCACGTACTTTTGTATTCGCAGCCTTCAATGCATCTATCTTAGACTGCAATTCTGATTCAAGGGTAGGATTAGAAGTTCTTGTCTGAGCTTTTTCAAGTCTCCGTATGCCGTTTTCAGTGGTATTTAATTCGCTTCTCAAAGCGCCAAGATTTTTATAATCCGTTCCAATCAAAAAAGTAAGTAACCCATTGCGATTTTCTACTTTTCTCATAGCTTCTGAAACCCTATCGTCAGAATCATTTTGCTCTTTATTTACATCTTTTAATTCGTCTTTGGCACTCATAGCGTTCGTGCCATCTTCTGAATTACCCGCATTAAAATTAGCTCCAGTATTTCTAGATTCTGTTGTTGTCGTGGTGGTAGTGGTGGTGGTTGAATTTGTTGCCGCAAAAGCAACGGCGGTTAAAGCAAATAAGGGTATTAATGTTGATGCTATTATTTTTTTCATATTTAAAAATTTAAATTAATTATTTTGTTTATTCTCGACTTTTATAACTAACTACTATTAAGTATAGCATAATATCCTGCTAGTCTTCGGATTCAAATTCCAATTCGAGATTCATAGCAGCTTTTCCTTTTCAAAGGAAATAATGAATGGCGGTGCGGTGTAAACTAATTTACTGCACTTTTGGATAGCCTCGGTATATAAAACAGGTTCTAACGTCATCCACTAACTCGCTCCGAGTCAAACTCGGTCTCGAGCTTGAGGAGAGCCGAGTCTAACTCGGCTTTTCATTGAATATATAAAGTGCTAAAAATGCGAAGTTTGACTTCGCGAATACATGGAACGTTGTTACGTTTATATGCTCTTTTCGCTCAAAGATGGGCGCTGTTATACCAGCTTTACCACCAACCTTAAAGAACGGCTGCAACAACACGCCTGTGGCGAAGCAAAATCAACAAGAACAAGACTCCCGCTAAAGCTCATTCATTACGAATACTTTATTAGCAAAGAAGACGCTGAAGCGCGAGAGAAGTTTCTCAAAAGCGGTTTGGGACGAAAACAAATTCACCAAACGCTAAAACAAACTCTAAGAGACTACGAGGATTTGGAGACGCCAACAGGGCAGTGAGGTTCCCCTTACCCGCTCACTTCTAATCGCCTCATCGGCGATTTTTCTTATTTCAGCACCTTCACAAACTTCCTCGGACCCGCTTGCAACAGCCGTGGCTTTTGAACGCTGATTTGCGCCTCGGGATCGTGCATCCGCTCATCATCAATCCGCACACCGCCCTGCTCAACAAGCCGCCGCGCGGCGGTCTTACTTTTTGCGGCACCCGCCGCGACTAAAAGCTCAACGAGTGTCAGCGTTTCCGCGCCGACATGAACCTCCGGAATATCCGCCGGTTTTTCTTTCTTGGAAAACACGCGCACAAACTCTTCTCTTGCTTTGGCGCCCTCCCCTTTGCCGCAATACATATCAACAATAATTGCGCCGAGTGCCAGCTTCGCCTCGCGCGGATCTTCAACCTCGCGCTTCACGTCTGTGCAAAGTTCATAATACTGGTCAATCAACGCATCCGGCACGGACATAATTTTCCCGAACATTGCGTTTGCGTCCTCGGTAATGCCGATATAATTGCCAAGCGACTTAGACATCTTCTTCTCACCGTCCGTACCCACAAGCAGTGGAACAGTAATCACATCCTGCTCGGGCAACCCCATGTGCCTCTGCAAATCCCGCCCGGCAAGCATGTTGAATTTCTGGTCGGTGCCGCCAATCTCAATATCTGCTTTAACCTCAACCGAATC
This window encodes:
- a CDS encoding GIY-YIG nuclease family protein, coding for MERCYVYMLFSLKDGRCYTSFTTNLKERLQQHACGEAKSTRTRLPLKLIHYEYFISKEDAEAREKFLKSGLGRKQIHQTLKQTLRDYEDLETPTGQ
- the tyrS gene encoding tyrosine--tRNA ligase — protein: MTKTVTDKAKIEQLLSRGVEEAIVREHLEAALMSGKQLRVKFGADPTAPDLHLGHAVALRKLKQFQDLGHKVVLIIGDYTAKIGDPSGRSKTRPSLSDAEIVANAKTYLAQVGKVLDINSAEVRHNSEWFADKRLDFILSLESRFTTQRILERDDFAKRIKEGVEVYSHEMVYPMLQAYDSVEVKADIEIGGTDQKFNMLAGRDLQRHMGLPEQDVITVPLLVGTDGEKKMSKSLGNYIGITEDANAMFGKIMSVPDALIDQYYELCTDVKREVEDPREAKLALGAIIVDMYCGKGEGAKAREEFVRVFSKKEKPADIPEVHVGAETLTLVELLVAAGAAKSKTAARRLVEQGGVRIDDERMHDPEAQISVQKPRLLQAGPRKFVKVLK